Proteins encoded together in one Micromonospora auratinigra window:
- a CDS encoding phosphatidylethanolamine-binding protein: MPGPRPGSNAYDKERARLRDVIEQSGRASDQEANQVANRILQDDRGQRGVVRGERTYGPKGEREPGDPK, translated from the coding sequence ATGCCAGGACCACGGCCGGGCAGCAACGCGTACGACAAGGAACGGGCCAGGCTGCGCGATGTGATCGAACAGTCGGGGCGCGCGTCGGACCAGGAGGCGAACCAGGTCGCCAACCGGATCCTGCAGGACGACCGGGGCCAGCGGGGCGTGGTCCGGGGCGAGCGGACCTACGGCCCCAAGGGTGAGCGCGAACCGGGCGACCCGAAGTGA